The Columba livia isolate bColLiv1 breed racing homer chromosome 18, bColLiv1.pat.W.v2, whole genome shotgun sequence genome includes a region encoding these proteins:
- the EXOC7 gene encoding exocyst complex component 7 isoform X11 → MIPTEEVSARRREIEGKLKQEEETLSFIKESLEKSDQLTKNMVSILSSFESRLMKLENSIIPVHKQTENLQRLQENVEKTLSCLDHVISYYHVAKDTEKIIKEGPTGRLEEYLNCMDKIQKAVEYFQDNSPDSPELNRVKSLFERGKESLESEFRSLMTRHTKPVPPILILDLISGDDEMETQEEMSLEHLPESVLHDVIRISGWLVENGRNQDFMTVYFQIRSVQLDRSIKGLKDHFRKSSSSSGVPYSPAIQNKRKDTPTKKPIKRPGHEHDLRVKHLCDTLSDKHGPAAGRDDVFDIEIDAYIHCVSAFVKLAQSEYQLLTEIVPEHHQKKTFDSLIQESLDNLIMEGDNIVSAARKAIIRHDYSAVLTIFPILKHLKQMKPEFDQVLQGTAAGTKNKLPGLITSMETTGAKALEEFADNIKNDPDKEYNMPKDGTVHELTSNAILFLQQLLDFQETAGAMLASQETSSSASSYSSEFSRRLLSTYICKVLGNLQLNLLSKSKVYEDPALSAIFLHNNYNYILKSLEKSELIQLVAVTQKTAERSYRELIEQQIQTYQRSWLKVTEYISERNLPVFQPGVKLKDKERQMIKERFKGFNDGLEELCKIQKAWAIPDVEQRDKIRRAQKHIVKETYGAFLNRYGNVPFTKNPEKYIKYQVDQVGEMIEKLFDTSA, encoded by the exons ATGATCCCCACCGAAGAGGTGTCGGCCCGCAGGAGGGAGATCGAGGGAAAGCTCAAGCAG GAAGAAGAAACTCTGTCCTTTATCAAAGAGAGCCTTGAGAAGAGTGACCAGCTTACAAAGAACATG GTTTCTATCCTCTCCTCCTTTGAAAGTCGTTTGATGAAGCTGGAGAACTCCATCATCCCTGTCCACAAACAGACGGAGAACCTGCAGCGCTTGCAGGAGAATGTGGAGAAGACCTTGTCCTGCTTGGATCATGTCATCAGTTACTACCATGTGGCTAAGGACACAGAGAAGATCATAAAGGAAGG cccCACTGGGAGGCTGGAGGAATACTTGAATTGCATGGACAAAATCCAGAAGGCGGTAGAATACTTCCAGGACAATAGTCCGGACAGCCCAGAGTTAAACCGTGTG AAATCCCTCTTTGAGAGGGGCAAGGAGTCTCTGGAGTCCGAGTTTCGCAGCTTGATGACACGACACACCAAGCCAGTCCCACCCATTCTCATCCTGGACCTGATCAGCGGGGACGATGAAATGGAGACACAGGAGGAGATGTCTctggagcatctcccagagAGTGTCCTGCACGACGTCATCCGCATTTCTGGCTGGCTGGTGGAAAACGGCAGGAATCAAG ATTTCATGACTGTTTACTTCCAAATCCGCTCGGTCCAGCTCGACCGCTCCATCAAGGGACTGAAAGACCATTTCCGTAAGAGCAGCTCCTCCTCGGGGGTGCCCTATTCCCCTGCCATTCAGAACAAAAGGAAGGACACCCCCACCAAGAAGCCGATCAAGAGACCAG GTCATGAGCATGACTTACGAGTTAAACACCTTTGCGATACCTTGAGCGACAAGCATGGGCCGGCCGCGG GGAGGGATGACGTCTTCGACATTGAGATCGATGCGTACATTCACTGCGTTAGTGCCTTTGTCAAACTGGCCCAGAGCGAATACCAGCTCCTGACAGAAATCGTCCCAGAACACCACCAGAAGAAGACCTTTGATTCTCTCATCCAG GAGTCATTAGATAACTTGATCATGGAGGGTGACAACATTGTCTCAGCTGCCCGAAAAGCCATCATCCGACACGACTATTCGGCTGTGCTCACTATCTTCCCCATCCTTAAACATCTCAAGCAGATGAAGCCAGAATTTGACCAGGTCTTGCAG GGAACTGCAGCAGGCACTAAGAACAAGCTGCCGGGGCTGATCACTTCCATGGAGACCACCGGTGCGAAGGCCCTGGAAGAGTTTGCAGACAACATTAAG AATGATCCGGACAAGGAATATAATATGCCAAAAGATGGGACAGTTCATGAACTCACCAGTAAT GCCATCCTTTTCCTACAGCAATTGTTGGATTTTCAGGAGACAGCAGGTGCCATGCTGGCATCGCAAG agacCAGCTCTTCAGCTAGCAGTTACAGCTCAGAGTTCAGCAGGCGGCTGCTGAGCACCTACATCT GCAAAGTGCTGGGCAACTTGCAGCTTAACCTTCTTAGTAAATCCAAGGTTTATGAAGACCCAGCTTTGAGTGCCATTTTCCTGCACAACAACTACAACTACATTCTGAAATCTCTGGAAAA gtCTGAGTTGATCCAGTTGGTAGCTGTGACACAGAAGACAGCTGAGAGGTCTTACCGGGAGCTCATCGAACAGCAGATCCAGACCTACCAGCGCAG TTGGTTGAAGGTCACAGAGTACATCTCAGAGAGAAACCTGCCTGTCTTTCAGCCAGGAGTGAAG CTCAAGGATAAGGAGAGGCAGATGATAAAGGAGCGCTTTAAG GGTTTTAATGAtgggctggaggagctgtgCAAGATCCAGAAGGCCTGGGCAATCCCAGACGTGGAGCAACGGGACAAAATCCGCCGGGCACAGAAACACATTGTGAAAGAGACCTATGGTGCCTTCTTGAACAG ATACGGCAACGTGCCCTTCACCAAGAACCCCGAGAAGTACATCAAATACCAGGTCGACCAGGTGGGGGAGATGATCGAGAAGCTGTTTGACACGTCAGCATAA
- the EXOC7 gene encoding exocyst complex component 7 isoform X8 — MIPTEEVSARRREIEGKLKQEEETLSFIKESLEKSDQLTKNMVSILSSFESRLMKLENSIIPVHKQTENLQRLQENVEKTLSCLDHVISYYHVAKDTEKIIKEGPTGRLEEYLNCMDKIQKAVEYFQDNSPDSPELNRVKSLFERGKESLESEFRSLMTRHTKPVPPILILDLISGDDEMETQEEMSLEHLPESVLHDVIRISGWLVENGRNQDFMTVYFQIRSVQLDRSIKGLKDHFRKSSSSSGVPYSPAIQNKRKDTPTKKPIKRPGHEHDLRVKHLCDTLSDKHGPAAGRDDVFDIEIDAYIHCVSAFVKLAQSEYQLLTEIVPEHHQKKTFDSLIQESLDNLIMEGDNIVSAARKAIIRHDYSAVLTIFPILKHLKQMKPEFDQVLQGTAAGTKNKLPGLITSMETTGAKALEEFADNIKNDPDKEYNMPKDGTVHELTSNAILFLQQLLDFQETAGAMLASQVLGDTYNIPLDHRETSSSASSYSSEFSRRLLSTYICKVLGNLQLNLLSKSKVYEDPALSAIFLHNNYNYILKSLEKSELIQLVAVTQKTAERSYRELIEQQIQTYQRSWLKVTEYISERNLPVFQPGVKLKDKERQMIKERFKGFNDGLEELCKIQKAWAIPDVEQRDKIRRAQKHIVKETYGAFLNRYGNVPFTKNPEKYIKYQVDQVGEMIEKLFDTSA; from the exons ATGATCCCCACCGAAGAGGTGTCGGCCCGCAGGAGGGAGATCGAGGGAAAGCTCAAGCAG GAAGAAGAAACTCTGTCCTTTATCAAAGAGAGCCTTGAGAAGAGTGACCAGCTTACAAAGAACATG GTTTCTATCCTCTCCTCCTTTGAAAGTCGTTTGATGAAGCTGGAGAACTCCATCATCCCTGTCCACAAACAGACGGAGAACCTGCAGCGCTTGCAGGAGAATGTGGAGAAGACCTTGTCCTGCTTGGATCATGTCATCAGTTACTACCATGTGGCTAAGGACACAGAGAAGATCATAAAGGAAGG cccCACTGGGAGGCTGGAGGAATACTTGAATTGCATGGACAAAATCCAGAAGGCGGTAGAATACTTCCAGGACAATAGTCCGGACAGCCCAGAGTTAAACCGTGTG AAATCCCTCTTTGAGAGGGGCAAGGAGTCTCTGGAGTCCGAGTTTCGCAGCTTGATGACACGACACACCAAGCCAGTCCCACCCATTCTCATCCTGGACCTGATCAGCGGGGACGATGAAATGGAGACACAGGAGGAGATGTCTctggagcatctcccagagAGTGTCCTGCACGACGTCATCCGCATTTCTGGCTGGCTGGTGGAAAACGGCAGGAATCAAG ATTTCATGACTGTTTACTTCCAAATCCGCTCGGTCCAGCTCGACCGCTCCATCAAGGGACTGAAAGACCATTTCCGTAAGAGCAGCTCCTCCTCGGGGGTGCCCTATTCCCCTGCCATTCAGAACAAAAGGAAGGACACCCCCACCAAGAAGCCGATCAAGAGACCAG GTCATGAGCATGACTTACGAGTTAAACACCTTTGCGATACCTTGAGCGACAAGCATGGGCCGGCCGCGG GGAGGGATGACGTCTTCGACATTGAGATCGATGCGTACATTCACTGCGTTAGTGCCTTTGTCAAACTGGCCCAGAGCGAATACCAGCTCCTGACAGAAATCGTCCCAGAACACCACCAGAAGAAGACCTTTGATTCTCTCATCCAG GAGTCATTAGATAACTTGATCATGGAGGGTGACAACATTGTCTCAGCTGCCCGAAAAGCCATCATCCGACACGACTATTCGGCTGTGCTCACTATCTTCCCCATCCTTAAACATCTCAAGCAGATGAAGCCAGAATTTGACCAGGTCTTGCAG GGAACTGCAGCAGGCACTAAGAACAAGCTGCCGGGGCTGATCACTTCCATGGAGACCACCGGTGCGAAGGCCCTGGAAGAGTTTGCAGACAACATTAAG AATGATCCGGACAAGGAATATAATATGCCAAAAGATGGGACAGTTCATGAACTCACCAGTAAT GCCATCCTTTTCCTACAGCAATTGTTGGATTTTCAGGAGACAGCAGGTGCCATGCTGGCATCGCAAG TTCTTGGGGACACATACAATATTCCTTTAGATCACAGAG agacCAGCTCTTCAGCTAGCAGTTACAGCTCAGAGTTCAGCAGGCGGCTGCTGAGCACCTACATCT GCAAAGTGCTGGGCAACTTGCAGCTTAACCTTCTTAGTAAATCCAAGGTTTATGAAGACCCAGCTTTGAGTGCCATTTTCCTGCACAACAACTACAACTACATTCTGAAATCTCTGGAAAA gtCTGAGTTGATCCAGTTGGTAGCTGTGACACAGAAGACAGCTGAGAGGTCTTACCGGGAGCTCATCGAACAGCAGATCCAGACCTACCAGCGCAG TTGGTTGAAGGTCACAGAGTACATCTCAGAGAGAAACCTGCCTGTCTTTCAGCCAGGAGTGAAG CTCAAGGATAAGGAGAGGCAGATGATAAAGGAGCGCTTTAAG GGTTTTAATGAtgggctggaggagctgtgCAAGATCCAGAAGGCCTGGGCAATCCCAGACGTGGAGCAACGGGACAAAATCCGCCGGGCACAGAAACACATTGTGAAAGAGACCTATGGTGCCTTCTTGAACAG ATACGGCAACGTGCCCTTCACCAAGAACCCCGAGAAGTACATCAAATACCAGGTCGACCAGGTGGGGGAGATGATCGAGAAGCTGTTTGACACGTCAGCATAA
- the EXOC7 gene encoding exocyst complex component 7 isoform X9, protein MIPTEEVSARRREIEGKLKQEEETLSFIKESLEKSDQLTKNMVSILSSFESRLMKLENSIIPVHKQTENLQRLQENVEKTLSCLDHVISYYHVAKDTEKIIKEGPTGRLEEYLNCMDKIQKAVEYFQDNSPDSPELNRVKSLFERGKESLESEFRSLMTRHTKPVPPILILDLISGDDEMETQEEMSLEHLPESVLHDVIRISGWLVENGRNQDFMTVYFQIRSVQLDRSIKGLKDHFRKSSSSSGVPYSPAIQNKRKDTPTKKPIKRPVLIPGTIRKAQNLLKQYSQHGLDGKKGASNLIPMEGRDDVFDIEIDAYIHCVSAFVKLAQSEYQLLTEIVPEHHQKKTFDSLIQESLDNLIMEGDNIVSAARKAIIRHDYSAVLTIFPILKHLKQMKPEFDQVLQGTAAGTKNKLPGLITSMETTGAKALEEFADNIKNDPDKEYNMPKDGTVHELTSNAILFLQQLLDFQETAGAMLASQETSSSASSYSSEFSRRLLSTYICKVLGNLQLNLLSKSKVYEDPALSAIFLHNNYNYILKSLEKSELIQLVAVTQKTAERSYRELIEQQIQTYQRSWLKVTEYISERNLPVFQPGVKLKDKERQMIKERFKGFNDGLEELCKIQKAWAIPDVEQRDKIRRAQKHIVKETYGAFLNRYGNVPFTKNPEKYIKYQVDQVGEMIEKLFDTSA, encoded by the exons ATGATCCCCACCGAAGAGGTGTCGGCCCGCAGGAGGGAGATCGAGGGAAAGCTCAAGCAG GAAGAAGAAACTCTGTCCTTTATCAAAGAGAGCCTTGAGAAGAGTGACCAGCTTACAAAGAACATG GTTTCTATCCTCTCCTCCTTTGAAAGTCGTTTGATGAAGCTGGAGAACTCCATCATCCCTGTCCACAAACAGACGGAGAACCTGCAGCGCTTGCAGGAGAATGTGGAGAAGACCTTGTCCTGCTTGGATCATGTCATCAGTTACTACCATGTGGCTAAGGACACAGAGAAGATCATAAAGGAAGG cccCACTGGGAGGCTGGAGGAATACTTGAATTGCATGGACAAAATCCAGAAGGCGGTAGAATACTTCCAGGACAATAGTCCGGACAGCCCAGAGTTAAACCGTGTG AAATCCCTCTTTGAGAGGGGCAAGGAGTCTCTGGAGTCCGAGTTTCGCAGCTTGATGACACGACACACCAAGCCAGTCCCACCCATTCTCATCCTGGACCTGATCAGCGGGGACGATGAAATGGAGACACAGGAGGAGATGTCTctggagcatctcccagagAGTGTCCTGCACGACGTCATCCGCATTTCTGGCTGGCTGGTGGAAAACGGCAGGAATCAAG ATTTCATGACTGTTTACTTCCAAATCCGCTCGGTCCAGCTCGACCGCTCCATCAAGGGACTGAAAGACCATTTCCGTAAGAGCAGCTCCTCCTCGGGGGTGCCCTATTCCCCTGCCATTCAGAACAAAAGGAAGGACACCCCCACCAAGAAGCCGATCAAGAGACCAG TCCTCATCCCAG GCACGATCCGTAAGGCTCAGAACCTTCTGAAACAGTACTCTCAGCATGGTCTAGATGGGAAAAAGGGGGCCTCTAACCTCATTCCTATGGAAG GGAGGGATGACGTCTTCGACATTGAGATCGATGCGTACATTCACTGCGTTAGTGCCTTTGTCAAACTGGCCCAGAGCGAATACCAGCTCCTGACAGAAATCGTCCCAGAACACCACCAGAAGAAGACCTTTGATTCTCTCATCCAG GAGTCATTAGATAACTTGATCATGGAGGGTGACAACATTGTCTCAGCTGCCCGAAAAGCCATCATCCGACACGACTATTCGGCTGTGCTCACTATCTTCCCCATCCTTAAACATCTCAAGCAGATGAAGCCAGAATTTGACCAGGTCTTGCAG GGAACTGCAGCAGGCACTAAGAACAAGCTGCCGGGGCTGATCACTTCCATGGAGACCACCGGTGCGAAGGCCCTGGAAGAGTTTGCAGACAACATTAAG AATGATCCGGACAAGGAATATAATATGCCAAAAGATGGGACAGTTCATGAACTCACCAGTAAT GCCATCCTTTTCCTACAGCAATTGTTGGATTTTCAGGAGACAGCAGGTGCCATGCTGGCATCGCAAG agacCAGCTCTTCAGCTAGCAGTTACAGCTCAGAGTTCAGCAGGCGGCTGCTGAGCACCTACATCT GCAAAGTGCTGGGCAACTTGCAGCTTAACCTTCTTAGTAAATCCAAGGTTTATGAAGACCCAGCTTTGAGTGCCATTTTCCTGCACAACAACTACAACTACATTCTGAAATCTCTGGAAAA gtCTGAGTTGATCCAGTTGGTAGCTGTGACACAGAAGACAGCTGAGAGGTCTTACCGGGAGCTCATCGAACAGCAGATCCAGACCTACCAGCGCAG TTGGTTGAAGGTCACAGAGTACATCTCAGAGAGAAACCTGCCTGTCTTTCAGCCAGGAGTGAAG CTCAAGGATAAGGAGAGGCAGATGATAAAGGAGCGCTTTAAG GGTTTTAATGAtgggctggaggagctgtgCAAGATCCAGAAGGCCTGGGCAATCCCAGACGTGGAGCAACGGGACAAAATCCGCCGGGCACAGAAACACATTGTGAAAGAGACCTATGGTGCCTTCTTGAACAG ATACGGCAACGTGCCCTTCACCAAGAACCCCGAGAAGTACATCAAATACCAGGTCGACCAGGTGGGGGAGATGATCGAGAAGCTGTTTGACACGTCAGCATAA
- the EXOC7 gene encoding exocyst complex component 7 isoform X6 gives MIPTEEVSARRREIEGKLKQEEETLSFIKESLEKSDQLTKNMVSILSSFESRLMKLENSIIPVHKQTENLQRLQENVEKTLSCLDHVISYYHVAKDTEKIIKEGPTGRLEEYLNCMDKIQKAVEYFQDNSPDSPELNRVKSLFERGKESLESEFRSLMTRHTKPVPPILILDLISGDDEMETQEEMSLEHLPESVLHDVIRISGWLVENGRNQDFMTVYFQIRSVQLDRSIKGLKDHFRKSSSSSGVPYSPAIQNKRKDTPTKKPIKRPGTIRKAQNLLKQYSQHGLDGKKGASNLIPMEGRDDVFDIEIDAYIHCVSAFVKLAQSEYQLLTEIVPEHHQKKTFDSLIQESLDNLIMEGDNIVSAARKAIIRHDYSAVLTIFPILKHLKQMKPEFDQVLQGTAAGTKNKLPGLITSMETTGAKALEEFADNIKNDPDKEYNMPKDGTVHELTSNAILFLQQLLDFQETAGAMLASQVLGDTYNIPLDHRETSSSASSYSSEFSRRLLSTYICKVLGNLQLNLLSKSKVYEDPALSAIFLHNNYNYILKSLEKSELIQLVAVTQKTAERSYRELIEQQIQTYQRSWLKVTEYISERNLPVFQPGVKLKDKERQMIKERFKGFNDGLEELCKIQKAWAIPDVEQRDKIRRAQKHIVKETYGAFLNRYGNVPFTKNPEKYIKYQVDQVGEMIEKLFDTSA, from the exons ATGATCCCCACCGAAGAGGTGTCGGCCCGCAGGAGGGAGATCGAGGGAAAGCTCAAGCAG GAAGAAGAAACTCTGTCCTTTATCAAAGAGAGCCTTGAGAAGAGTGACCAGCTTACAAAGAACATG GTTTCTATCCTCTCCTCCTTTGAAAGTCGTTTGATGAAGCTGGAGAACTCCATCATCCCTGTCCACAAACAGACGGAGAACCTGCAGCGCTTGCAGGAGAATGTGGAGAAGACCTTGTCCTGCTTGGATCATGTCATCAGTTACTACCATGTGGCTAAGGACACAGAGAAGATCATAAAGGAAGG cccCACTGGGAGGCTGGAGGAATACTTGAATTGCATGGACAAAATCCAGAAGGCGGTAGAATACTTCCAGGACAATAGTCCGGACAGCCCAGAGTTAAACCGTGTG AAATCCCTCTTTGAGAGGGGCAAGGAGTCTCTGGAGTCCGAGTTTCGCAGCTTGATGACACGACACACCAAGCCAGTCCCACCCATTCTCATCCTGGACCTGATCAGCGGGGACGATGAAATGGAGACACAGGAGGAGATGTCTctggagcatctcccagagAGTGTCCTGCACGACGTCATCCGCATTTCTGGCTGGCTGGTGGAAAACGGCAGGAATCAAG ATTTCATGACTGTTTACTTCCAAATCCGCTCGGTCCAGCTCGACCGCTCCATCAAGGGACTGAAAGACCATTTCCGTAAGAGCAGCTCCTCCTCGGGGGTGCCCTATTCCCCTGCCATTCAGAACAAAAGGAAGGACACCCCCACCAAGAAGCCGATCAAGAGACCAG GCACGATCCGTAAGGCTCAGAACCTTCTGAAACAGTACTCTCAGCATGGTCTAGATGGGAAAAAGGGGGCCTCTAACCTCATTCCTATGGAAG GGAGGGATGACGTCTTCGACATTGAGATCGATGCGTACATTCACTGCGTTAGTGCCTTTGTCAAACTGGCCCAGAGCGAATACCAGCTCCTGACAGAAATCGTCCCAGAACACCACCAGAAGAAGACCTTTGATTCTCTCATCCAG GAGTCATTAGATAACTTGATCATGGAGGGTGACAACATTGTCTCAGCTGCCCGAAAAGCCATCATCCGACACGACTATTCGGCTGTGCTCACTATCTTCCCCATCCTTAAACATCTCAAGCAGATGAAGCCAGAATTTGACCAGGTCTTGCAG GGAACTGCAGCAGGCACTAAGAACAAGCTGCCGGGGCTGATCACTTCCATGGAGACCACCGGTGCGAAGGCCCTGGAAGAGTTTGCAGACAACATTAAG AATGATCCGGACAAGGAATATAATATGCCAAAAGATGGGACAGTTCATGAACTCACCAGTAAT GCCATCCTTTTCCTACAGCAATTGTTGGATTTTCAGGAGACAGCAGGTGCCATGCTGGCATCGCAAG TTCTTGGGGACACATACAATATTCCTTTAGATCACAGAG agacCAGCTCTTCAGCTAGCAGTTACAGCTCAGAGTTCAGCAGGCGGCTGCTGAGCACCTACATCT GCAAAGTGCTGGGCAACTTGCAGCTTAACCTTCTTAGTAAATCCAAGGTTTATGAAGACCCAGCTTTGAGTGCCATTTTCCTGCACAACAACTACAACTACATTCTGAAATCTCTGGAAAA gtCTGAGTTGATCCAGTTGGTAGCTGTGACACAGAAGACAGCTGAGAGGTCTTACCGGGAGCTCATCGAACAGCAGATCCAGACCTACCAGCGCAG TTGGTTGAAGGTCACAGAGTACATCTCAGAGAGAAACCTGCCTGTCTTTCAGCCAGGAGTGAAG CTCAAGGATAAGGAGAGGCAGATGATAAAGGAGCGCTTTAAG GGTTTTAATGAtgggctggaggagctgtgCAAGATCCAGAAGGCCTGGGCAATCCCAGACGTGGAGCAACGGGACAAAATCCGCCGGGCACAGAAACACATTGTGAAAGAGACCTATGGTGCCTTCTTGAACAG ATACGGCAACGTGCCCTTCACCAAGAACCCCGAGAAGTACATCAAATACCAGGTCGACCAGGTGGGGGAGATGATCGAGAAGCTGTTTGACACGTCAGCATAA
- the EXOC7 gene encoding exocyst complex component 7 isoform X10, giving the protein MIPTEEVSARRREIEGKLKQEEETLSFIKESLEKSDQLTKNMVSILSSFESRLMKLENSIIPVHKQTENLQRLQENVEKTLSCLDHVISYYHVAKDTEKIIKEGPTGRLEEYLNCMDKIQKAVEYFQDNSPDSPELNRVKSLFERGKESLESEFRSLMTRHTKPVPPILILDLISGDDEMETQEEMSLEHLPESVLHDVIRISGWLVENGRNQDFMTVYFQIRSVQLDRSIKGLKDHFRKSSSSSGVPYSPAIQNKRKDTPTKKPIKRPGTIRKAQNLLKQYSQHGLDGKKGASNLIPMEGRDDVFDIEIDAYIHCVSAFVKLAQSEYQLLTEIVPEHHQKKTFDSLIQESLDNLIMEGDNIVSAARKAIIRHDYSAVLTIFPILKHLKQMKPEFDQVLQGTAAGTKNKLPGLITSMETTGAKALEEFADNIKNDPDKEYNMPKDGTVHELTSNAILFLQQLLDFQETAGAMLASQETSSSASSYSSEFSRRLLSTYICKVLGNLQLNLLSKSKVYEDPALSAIFLHNNYNYILKSLEKSELIQLVAVTQKTAERSYRELIEQQIQTYQRSWLKVTEYISERNLPVFQPGVKLKDKERQMIKERFKGFNDGLEELCKIQKAWAIPDVEQRDKIRRAQKHIVKETYGAFLNRYGNVPFTKNPEKYIKYQVDQVGEMIEKLFDTSA; this is encoded by the exons ATGATCCCCACCGAAGAGGTGTCGGCCCGCAGGAGGGAGATCGAGGGAAAGCTCAAGCAG GAAGAAGAAACTCTGTCCTTTATCAAAGAGAGCCTTGAGAAGAGTGACCAGCTTACAAAGAACATG GTTTCTATCCTCTCCTCCTTTGAAAGTCGTTTGATGAAGCTGGAGAACTCCATCATCCCTGTCCACAAACAGACGGAGAACCTGCAGCGCTTGCAGGAGAATGTGGAGAAGACCTTGTCCTGCTTGGATCATGTCATCAGTTACTACCATGTGGCTAAGGACACAGAGAAGATCATAAAGGAAGG cccCACTGGGAGGCTGGAGGAATACTTGAATTGCATGGACAAAATCCAGAAGGCGGTAGAATACTTCCAGGACAATAGTCCGGACAGCCCAGAGTTAAACCGTGTG AAATCCCTCTTTGAGAGGGGCAAGGAGTCTCTGGAGTCCGAGTTTCGCAGCTTGATGACACGACACACCAAGCCAGTCCCACCCATTCTCATCCTGGACCTGATCAGCGGGGACGATGAAATGGAGACACAGGAGGAGATGTCTctggagcatctcccagagAGTGTCCTGCACGACGTCATCCGCATTTCTGGCTGGCTGGTGGAAAACGGCAGGAATCAAG ATTTCATGACTGTTTACTTCCAAATCCGCTCGGTCCAGCTCGACCGCTCCATCAAGGGACTGAAAGACCATTTCCGTAAGAGCAGCTCCTCCTCGGGGGTGCCCTATTCCCCTGCCATTCAGAACAAAAGGAAGGACACCCCCACCAAGAAGCCGATCAAGAGACCAG GCACGATCCGTAAGGCTCAGAACCTTCTGAAACAGTACTCTCAGCATGGTCTAGATGGGAAAAAGGGGGCCTCTAACCTCATTCCTATGGAAG GGAGGGATGACGTCTTCGACATTGAGATCGATGCGTACATTCACTGCGTTAGTGCCTTTGTCAAACTGGCCCAGAGCGAATACCAGCTCCTGACAGAAATCGTCCCAGAACACCACCAGAAGAAGACCTTTGATTCTCTCATCCAG GAGTCATTAGATAACTTGATCATGGAGGGTGACAACATTGTCTCAGCTGCCCGAAAAGCCATCATCCGACACGACTATTCGGCTGTGCTCACTATCTTCCCCATCCTTAAACATCTCAAGCAGATGAAGCCAGAATTTGACCAGGTCTTGCAG GGAACTGCAGCAGGCACTAAGAACAAGCTGCCGGGGCTGATCACTTCCATGGAGACCACCGGTGCGAAGGCCCTGGAAGAGTTTGCAGACAACATTAAG AATGATCCGGACAAGGAATATAATATGCCAAAAGATGGGACAGTTCATGAACTCACCAGTAAT GCCATCCTTTTCCTACAGCAATTGTTGGATTTTCAGGAGACAGCAGGTGCCATGCTGGCATCGCAAG agacCAGCTCTTCAGCTAGCAGTTACAGCTCAGAGTTCAGCAGGCGGCTGCTGAGCACCTACATCT GCAAAGTGCTGGGCAACTTGCAGCTTAACCTTCTTAGTAAATCCAAGGTTTATGAAGACCCAGCTTTGAGTGCCATTTTCCTGCACAACAACTACAACTACATTCTGAAATCTCTGGAAAA gtCTGAGTTGATCCAGTTGGTAGCTGTGACACAGAAGACAGCTGAGAGGTCTTACCGGGAGCTCATCGAACAGCAGATCCAGACCTACCAGCGCAG TTGGTTGAAGGTCACAGAGTACATCTCAGAGAGAAACCTGCCTGTCTTTCAGCCAGGAGTGAAG CTCAAGGATAAGGAGAGGCAGATGATAAAGGAGCGCTTTAAG GGTTTTAATGAtgggctggaggagctgtgCAAGATCCAGAAGGCCTGGGCAATCCCAGACGTGGAGCAACGGGACAAAATCCGCCGGGCACAGAAACACATTGTGAAAGAGACCTATGGTGCCTTCTTGAACAG ATACGGCAACGTGCCCTTCACCAAGAACCCCGAGAAGTACATCAAATACCAGGTCGACCAGGTGGGGGAGATGATCGAGAAGCTGTTTGACACGTCAGCATAA